One region of Polaribacter pectinis genomic DNA includes:
- a CDS encoding YkgJ family cysteine cluster protein, with translation MEKRLQELPKLAQEAKKESEKYFARLKKRTPKRLDYLMQELHDKEFEKTDCLTCGNCCKTTSPIFTDTDVERIAKSLKMKVAAFQDQYLQRDEDDFMVLKTAPCSFFDESDNTCFIYNVRPKACAEYPHTNRKKFIGITDLTIANTAICPAAYNIVETLKKVLPLEGNKKVKRS, from the coding sequence ATGGAAAAACGTTTACAAGAACTACCAAAATTAGCGCAAGAAGCAAAGAAAGAAAGCGAAAAATATTTTGCGAGATTAAAGAAACGAACGCCAAAAAGATTGGACTATTTAATGCAAGAATTGCACGACAAAGAGTTTGAAAAAACAGACTGTTTAACGTGTGGGAATTGCTGTAAAACAACCAGTCCGATTTTTACAGATACAGATGTAGAAAGAATTGCAAAGTCTTTAAAAATGAAGGTTGCAGCTTTTCAAGATCAGTATTTACAAAGAGATGAAGATGATTTTATGGTGTTAAAAACAGCTCCATGTTCATTCTTTGACGAATCTGATAATACTTGTTTTATTTATAATGTAAGACCTAAAGCATGTGCAGAATATCCGCATACAAATCGTAAAAAGTTTATTGGAATTACAGATTTAACCATTGCAAATACAGCTATTTGTCCTGCAGCTTACAATATCGTAGAAACCTTAAAGAAAGTTTTACCTTTAGAAGGAAATAAGAAGGTTAAAAGATCTTAA
- a CDS encoding O-methyltransferase → MYKKTVKKKWHKFIYTKQQLLDNKKSIKVTDFGAGSKVFKSNCREVSKIIKIAGISNKKAKLLIKITSYFKPKSSLEIGTSLGLGTTAIKIANENSNIVTLEGCPETSKVASKLFTNNNFNNIDVIVGDFQKTLPKIVQNKQYDFIYFDGNHTKKATLDYFKTCLGSIHNDSYFIFDDIYWSKEMHEAWQEIKNNAAVKVTVDLFYFGIVFFRKEQEKEHFKIRV, encoded by the coding sequence TTGTACAAAAAAACAGTTAAAAAAAAATGGCATAAGTTCATTTATACCAAACAACAATTATTAGACAACAAAAAATCTATTAAAGTCACAGATTTTGGTGCTGGTTCAAAAGTTTTTAAATCTAACTGTCGTGAAGTTTCAAAAATTATTAAAATTGCAGGAATTTCTAACAAAAAAGCTAAATTATTAATAAAAATCACTTCATATTTTAAACCAAAAAGTAGTTTAGAGATTGGTACTTCTTTAGGTTTAGGAACAACCGCAATAAAAATAGCAAATGAGAATTCTAACATTGTTACTTTAGAAGGTTGCCCAGAAACCAGCAAAGTAGCTTCCAAATTATTTACAAATAATAATTTTAATAATATTGATGTGATTGTTGGAGATTTCCAAAAAACTTTACCTAAAATAGTTCAGAATAAGCAATATGATTTTATTTATTTCGATGGAAATCACACAAAAAAAGCAACTCTAGACTATTTTAAAACTTGTCTTGGTTCGATTCATAATGATTCTTACTTTATTTTTGATGATATTTATTGGAGTAAAGAAATGCACGAAGCTTGGCAAGAAATAAAAAATAATGCTGCCGTAAAAGTAACTGTAGATCTTTTTTATTTTGGAATTGTTTTCTTCAGAAAAGAACAAGAAAAAGAACATTTTAAAATTAGGGTATAA
- the secA gene encoding preprotein translocase subunit SecA has product MSILNSVIKLFVGDKQQKDLKGLQPVVEDVRKFEAAFSKLSNDELRAKTIEFKERIKSATKQFDDKITSLEEEAVKADIDRQEDIYTEIDALKDQAYIVSEATLLEIMPEAFAVVKETAKRFVENKEIEVTATAYDRELSGERDHIVLEGDKAFWANSWDAAGKPVTWDMVHYDVQLIGGSVLHQGKVAEMMTGEGKTLVSTLPVYLNALTGNGVHLVTVNDYLAKRDKAWMGPIFEFHGFTTDCIDYHQPNSDARRKAYNADITYGTNNEFGFDYLRDNMASSKDDLVQRPPNYAIIDEVDSVLIDDARTPLIISGPVPQGDRHEFNELKPLVNDIVGIQSKYLIGVLAEAKKLIAAGDTKEGGFQLLRVYRGLPKNKALIKFLSQEGNKQILQKTENYYMADNNKLMPEVDEALWFVIEEKNNQIDLTDKGIAHLSEKTENESFFVLPDIGVKIGEIDSADISKEEKAVQKEELYKDFSIKSERIHTMNQLLKAYTVFEKDVEYVVMDNKVMIVDEQTGRIMDGRRYSDGLHQAIEAKENVKIEDATQTFATVTLQNYFRMYRKLSGMTGTAITEAGELWEIYKLDVVEIPTNKPIQRDDKDDLVYKTAREKYNAVIDDIVKLVAEKRPVLVGTTSVEISELLGRMLQMRKIPHNILNAKLHKREADVVAEAGKPGVVTIATNMAGRGTDIKLSPEVKEAGGLAIIGTERHDSRRVDRQLRGRAGRQGDVGSSQFYVALDDNLMRLFGSDRIAKMMDRMGLKEGEVIQHSMISKSIERAQKKVEENNFGIRKRLLEYDDIMNAQREFVYKRRRNALDGKRLQVDIANMIYDTCESITNANKAAKDFQNFEFELIKFSSMTSPFSEEEFEKMSEKEITDKLYEIVTAHYKNKIERNAVLAFPVIKDVFENEGDKYERIVVPFTDGTKSLQVVTNLKDAYESEGKSLVTDFEKNITLAIIDENWKEHLRKMDELKHSVQNASYEQKDPLLIYKFEAFELFKLTVDEINKEVLSFLFKGELPAQDRSQISEARQQKRERLNTSKADVQNSTEQAIENSRQQSSEPIETVVREQPKIGRNEKVTIKNVMSGEEKEVKFKQAIPLIEKGEYVLVNK; this is encoded by the coding sequence ATGAGTATTTTAAATTCAGTAATAAAACTTTTTGTAGGAGACAAACAGCAAAAAGATTTAAAAGGTTTACAACCTGTTGTAGAAGATGTTAGAAAATTTGAAGCGGCATTTTCTAAATTATCTAATGATGAATTAAGAGCAAAAACAATCGAATTCAAAGAAAGGATTAAATCGGCAACAAAACAGTTCGACGATAAAATTACTTCTTTAGAAGAAGAAGCTGTAAAAGCAGATATAGACAGACAAGAAGATATTTATACAGAAATAGACGCTTTAAAAGACCAAGCATATATAGTTTCTGAAGCTACATTATTAGAAATTATGCCAGAAGCTTTTGCTGTTGTAAAAGAAACAGCAAAGCGTTTTGTAGAAAACAAAGAAATTGAAGTTACTGCAACTGCTTACGATAGAGAATTGTCTGGCGAAAGAGATCATATTGTTTTAGAAGGAGACAAAGCATTTTGGGCAAATTCTTGGGATGCTGCAGGAAAACCTGTTACCTGGGACATGGTTCACTATGATGTTCAATTAATTGGTGGTTCAGTTTTACACCAAGGAAAAGTTGCAGAAATGATGACTGGTGAAGGAAAAACATTAGTTTCTACTTTACCTGTGTACTTGAACGCTTTAACAGGAAATGGAGTTCATTTAGTAACTGTAAATGATTATTTAGCAAAACGTGATAAAGCTTGGATGGGACCAATTTTTGAGTTTCACGGTTTTACAACAGATTGTATCGATTATCATCAACCAAATTCTGATGCGCGTAGAAAAGCTTACAATGCAGACATAACTTACGGAACAAATAACGAATTCGGTTTCGATTATTTGCGTGATAATATGGCAAGTTCTAAAGACGATTTAGTTCAAAGACCACCAAACTATGCAATTATTGATGAAGTAGATTCAGTTTTAATTGATGACGCAAGAACGCCATTAATTATTTCAGGTCCAGTACCACAAGGAGATAGACACGAATTTAACGAACTTAAACCATTAGTAAACGATATTGTTGGTATTCAAAGTAAATATTTAATTGGTGTTTTAGCAGAAGCAAAAAAGTTAATTGCAGCTGGAGATACTAAAGAAGGAGGATTTCAATTATTAAGAGTTTACAGAGGTTTACCAAAAAATAAAGCATTAATTAAGTTTTTATCTCAAGAAGGAAATAAACAAATTCTTCAAAAGACAGAAAACTATTATATGGCAGATAACAACAAGTTAATGCCAGAAGTAGATGAAGCTTTATGGTTTGTTATTGAAGAAAAAAATAATCAAATTGATTTAACCGATAAAGGAATTGCACATTTATCTGAAAAGACAGAAAATGAAAGTTTCTTTGTTTTACCAGATATTGGAGTAAAAATTGGTGAAATTGATAGCGCTGATATTTCAAAAGAAGAAAAAGCAGTTCAAAAAGAAGAATTGTACAAAGATTTTAGCATAAAAAGTGAGCGTATTCACACCATGAATCAATTGTTAAAAGCATATACTGTTTTTGAAAAAGATGTTGAATATGTGGTAATGGATAATAAAGTAATGATTGTTGATGAACAGACAGGTCGTATTATGGATGGTCGTCGTTATTCAGATGGTTTACACCAAGCAATCGAAGCTAAAGAAAATGTAAAAATTGAAGATGCTACCCAAACTTTTGCAACTGTTACACTTCAAAATTACTTTAGAATGTATCGCAAACTTTCTGGTATGACAGGAACAGCGATTACTGAAGCAGGTGAATTATGGGAAATTTACAAATTAGATGTTGTAGAAATCCCTACAAACAAGCCAATTCAAAGAGATGATAAAGATGATTTAGTTTACAAAACCGCTCGTGAAAAATACAACGCAGTTATAGATGATATCGTAAAATTAGTTGCAGAAAAAAGACCAGTTTTAGTTGGTACAACTTCTGTAGAAATATCAGAATTATTAGGTAGAATGTTACAAATGCGTAAAATTCCACATAATATTTTGAATGCAAAATTACACAAACGAGAAGCAGATGTAGTAGCAGAAGCAGGTAAACCTGGTGTAGTAACAATTGCAACAAACATGGCTGGTCGTGGTACAGATATTAAGCTTTCACCAGAAGTAAAAGAAGCTGGTGGTTTGGCAATTATTGGTACAGAAAGACACGATTCTAGACGTGTAGACAGACAGTTAAGAGGTCGTGCAGGAAGACAAGGTGATGTTGGTTCTTCTCAATTCTACGTTGCTTTAGACGACAATTTAATGCGTCTTTTTGGTTCTGATAGAATTGCAAAAATGATGGACAGAATGGGATTAAAAGAAGGCGAAGTAATTCAGCATTCTATGATTTCTAAATCTATTGAAAGAGCGCAAAAGAAAGTTGAAGAAAATAACTTCGGAATTAGAAAACGTCTATTAGAATATGATGATATTATGAACGCTCAACGTGAGTTTGTTTATAAAAGAAGAAGAAATGCTTTAGATGGTAAACGTTTGCAAGTAGATATTGCAAATATGATTTACGATACTTGTGAATCTATTACAAATGCAAACAAAGCAGCTAAAGATTTTCAGAATTTCGAATTCGAATTGATTAAGTTTTCTTCAATGACTTCTCCTTTTTCTGAAGAAGAATTCGAGAAAATGTCTGAAAAAGAAATTACAGACAAATTATACGAAATTGTAACTGCACATTACAAAAACAAAATTGAGAGAAATGCTGTTTTAGCCTTCCCTGTAATTAAAGATGTTTTTGAAAATGAAGGTGATAAATATGAAAGAATTGTAGTTCCTTTTACAGACGGAACAAAATCTTTACAAGTTGTTACAAATTTAAAAGATGCTTATGAAAGTGAAGGAAAAAGTTTGGTTACAGACTTCGAGAAAAACATCACTTTAGCTATTATAGATGAAAACTGGAAAGAGCATTTACGTAAAATGGATGAATTAAAACATTCTGTACAAAATGCATCTTACGAACAAAAAGATCCTTTATTAATCTATAAATTTGAAGCTTTTGAGTTATTTAAATTAACTGTTGATGAAATTAATAAAGAAGTATTATCTTTCTTATTTAAAGGAGAATTACCTGCGCAAGATAGATCTCAAATTTCTGAAGCTCGCCAACAAAAAAGAGAGCGTTTAAATACTAGTAAAGCAGATGTGCAGAATTCTACGGAACAAGCCATAGAAAACTCTCGTCAACAATCTTCAGAACCAATTGAAACAGTTGTTAGAGAACAACCAAAAATTGGTAGAAACGAAAAAGTTACAATTAAAAATGTAATGAGTGGCGAAGAAAAAGAGGTTAAATTTAAACAAGCAATTCCTTTAATTGAAAAAGGAGAATATGTTTTAGTGAATAAATAA
- a CDS encoding DUF2795 domain-containing protein, giving the protein MYWTLELASYLADAPWPATKDELIDYAIRTGSPLEVVENLQDIEDEGDAYDSIIEIWPDYPTEDDYLWNEDEY; this is encoded by the coding sequence ATGTATTGGACATTAGAATTAGCATCTTATTTAGCAGATGCGCCTTGGCCAGCAACCAAAGACGAGTTAATAGATTACGCAATTAGAACTGGATCTCCGTTAGAAGTAGTAGAAAACCTACAAGATATAGAAGATGAAGGTGATGCTTATGACTCAATTATAGAAATCTGGCCAGATTATCCAACCGAAGATGATTATCTTTGGAATGAGGATGAATACTAA
- a CDS encoding cob(I)yrinic acid a,c-diamide adenosyltransferase gives MKIYTKTGDAGTTALFGGTRVKKYNLRIDSYGTVDELNSYIGLIKDQEISTYIKESLLNIQNELFTLGAMLATPPEKETLKSGKERLNIPKIDEASILFLENEIDKMDTELPQMTHFILPGGHQAVSFCHVARCVCRRAERLSVELNDEENINNDILKYLNRLSDYLFVLARKLSKDLQVDEIKWIPTKN, from the coding sequence ATGAAAATATATACAAAAACTGGTGACGCAGGAACTACTGCCCTATTTGGCGGAACAAGAGTAAAAAAATACAATCTACGAATCGATTCTTATGGAACTGTAGATGAATTGAACTCTTATATTGGTTTAATTAAAGATCAAGAAATATCAACATATATAAAAGAATCGTTGTTAAATATTCAGAATGAATTATTTACTTTGGGCGCAATGTTAGCAACTCCACCTGAAAAAGAAACCTTAAAATCGGGAAAAGAACGTTTGAATATTCCTAAAATAGATGAGGCATCAATTCTATTTTTGGAAAATGAAATCGATAAAATGGATACAGAGCTTCCACAAATGACTCATTTTATTTTACCTGGAGGTCATCAAGCTGTGTCATTCTGTCACGTTGCAAGATGTGTTTGTAGACGAGCAGAACGTCTTTCTGTAGAATTAAATGACGAAGAAAACATTAATAATGACATTTTAAAATACTTAAACCGACTTTCTGACTATCTTTTTGTGTTGGCACGAAAGTTGTCTAAAGACTTACAAGTAGACGAAATCAAATGGATTCCTACTAAAAATTAA
- a CDS encoding polysaccharide biosynthesis/export family protein, producing the protein MKNFTLLILLTILFFSCVPNKDLIYLQGEPAQKNNISRINDIPYKLQVDDMINIDIKSSDEDLVNIFKKSTGGGNGNGQSFSGGSNYFSDYSVDSYGNIRMPTLGEINVLGYTTLEVRKKIENDLKKYIKSKENLFVDVKLSGIKYTIIGEINSPGPKIIFQNKVSIIDAIANSGDITTVGNRKEVEIIRKSINGIEKFTVDLTDINVLNSDVFYIKPNDYINVRALKQKSWGTGTTGLQSFTTIISIFTLITSTIVIARNL; encoded by the coding sequence ATGAAAAATTTTACATTACTAATTTTACTTACAATCTTATTTTTTTCTTGTGTGCCTAATAAAGATTTAATATATCTTCAAGGTGAGCCTGCTCAAAAAAATAATATAAGTAGAATTAATGATATTCCTTATAAACTTCAAGTAGATGATATGATTAATATTGATATTAAATCGTCTGATGAAGATTTAGTAAATATTTTTAAAAAATCTACTGGAGGTGGAAATGGTAATGGACAAAGTTTTTCTGGAGGTTCCAATTACTTTTCTGATTATAGTGTAGATAGTTATGGAAACATTAGAATGCCAACATTAGGAGAAATAAATGTTTTAGGTTACACAACTTTAGAAGTTAGAAAAAAAATTGAAAACGATCTAAAAAAGTATATTAAAAGTAAAGAAAACCTTTTTGTTGATGTAAAATTATCAGGAATTAAATATACCATCATTGGTGAAATTAATAGTCCTGGGCCAAAAATTATTTTTCAGAATAAAGTATCTATTATAGATGCAATTGCTAATTCTGGAGACATTACTACTGTTGGTAATAGAAAAGAAGTAGAGATAATTAGAAAATCTATTAATGGAATAGAAAAGTTTACTGTAGATTTAACCGATATAAATGTTTTAAATTCTGATGTATTTTACATTAAGCCAAACGATTATATTAATGTTAGAGCCCTAAAGCAAAAATCGTGGGGTACAGGTACAACTGGATTACAATCTTTCACAACAATTATTTCTATTTTTACACTAATAACATCTACTATTGTAATAGCTAGAAACCTTTAA
- the argS gene encoding arginine--tRNA ligase has protein sequence MNIQNIIEAKVKEGFLALYDVEIPTVEFQATRKEFEGDITVVVFPMLRYKKGNPVQIGEDLGKYVVENVQEITNYNVVKGFLNLVIDDAFYTNFFNSIYTDANFGFVSPKANEKAMMVEYSSPNTNKPLHLGHVRNNLLGYSVAEIIKAAGKKVYKTQIINDRGIHICKSMLAWEKFGNGETPENTGLKGDKLVGNYYVKFDQEYKKEIGNLVASGISEEEAKKQAPLLVEAQEMLLKWEAGDTVVVNLWKEMNSWVYKGFDATYKNMGVDFDTLYYESNTYLLGKDVVAQGLEKGVFYKKEDGSVWCDLTDDGLDEKIVLRSDGTAVYMTQDIGTAIQRVKDFPDVGGMVYTVGNEQDYHFQVLFLILKKLGFDWAKQLHHLSYGMVDLPSGKMKSREGTVVDADDLMVEMTATAKEISEELGKLDGYSDEEKAELYETIGLGALKYFVLKVDPKKRILFDPKSSVDFQGNTGPFIQYTYARIQSIIRKADFDYSKPVSIELHEKEKELLKQLELFPETIQQAATNYSPAIIANYTYDLVKEFNSFYQNVHILGEDNLDKKVFRVQLSKKVADTIKQAFSLLGIQVPERM, from the coding sequence ATGAATATCCAAAACATAATAGAAGCCAAAGTAAAAGAAGGTTTTTTAGCATTATATGACGTAGAAATTCCAACTGTGGAATTTCAAGCAACCAGAAAAGAATTTGAAGGAGATATTACAGTTGTAGTTTTCCCAATGTTGCGCTACAAAAAAGGGAATCCTGTGCAAATAGGAGAAGATTTAGGTAAATATGTTGTTGAAAATGTTCAAGAAATCACCAATTACAATGTTGTAAAAGGTTTTTTAAACTTGGTAATTGACGATGCTTTTTACACAAATTTCTTCAATTCCATTTATACTGATGCAAATTTTGGTTTTGTTTCGCCAAAAGCGAATGAAAAAGCAATGATGGTTGAATATTCTTCGCCAAACACCAACAAACCTTTACATTTAGGGCACGTTCGTAATAATTTATTAGGGTATTCTGTTGCTGAAATTATAAAAGCAGCAGGAAAAAAAGTTTACAAAACTCAAATTATTAACGATAGAGGAATTCATATTTGTAAGTCGATGTTAGCTTGGGAGAAATTCGGAAATGGAGAAACTCCAGAAAACACAGGTTTAAAAGGCGATAAATTAGTTGGAAATTACTACGTAAAATTCGACCAAGAATATAAGAAAGAAATTGGCAACTTAGTTGCATCAGGTATTTCTGAAGAAGAAGCTAAAAAACAAGCGCCACTTTTAGTCGAAGCACAAGAAATGTTGCTAAAATGGGAAGCAGGTGATACTGTAGTTGTTAATCTTTGGAAAGAGATGAACTCTTGGGTTTACAAAGGTTTTGACGCAACTTACAAAAATATGGGTGTCGATTTTGATACTTTATATTATGAAAGTAATACGTATTTATTAGGAAAAGATGTAGTTGCACAAGGTTTAGAAAAAGGCGTTTTCTATAAAAAAGAAGACGGTTCTGTTTGGTGCGATTTAACGGATGATGGTTTAGATGAAAAAATTGTGTTGCGTTCAGACGGAACAGCAGTTTATATGACGCAAGATATTGGAACTGCGATTCAGCGTGTAAAAGATTTCCCAGATGTTGGTGGAATGGTTTATACTGTTGGAAATGAGCAGGATTATCATTTTCAAGTATTGTTTTTAATTTTGAAGAAATTAGGATTCGATTGGGCAAAACAACTGCATCATTTAAGTTACGGAATGGTAGACTTACCTTCTGGAAAAATGAAATCGAGAGAAGGAACTGTTGTAGATGCAGATGATTTAATGGTAGAAATGACAGCTACTGCCAAAGAAATTTCTGAAGAATTAGGAAAGTTAGATGGTTATTCTGATGAAGAAAAAGCCGAATTATACGAAACCATTGGTTTAGGTGCTTTAAAATATTTTGTTTTAAAAGTAGATCCTAAAAAGAGAATTTTATTTGACCCGAAAAGTTCTGTAGATTTTCAAGGAAATACAGGTCCTTTTATTCAATATACATATGCTCGAATTCAGTCTATTATTAGAAAAGCAGATTTTGATTATTCGAAACCAGTTTCGATTGAATTACACGAAAAAGAGAAAGAATTATTGAAACAATTAGAGTTGTTTCCTGAAACGATTCAGCAAGCGGCTACCAATTATTCGCCAGCAATTATTGCAAATTACACATACGACTTGGTAAAGGAGTTTAATTCATTTTACCAAAATGTGCATATTTTAGGTGAAGATAATTTAGATAAGAAAGTATTTAGAGTTCAGTTATCTAAAAAAGTAGCAGATACTATAAAACAAGCATTTTCTTTATTGGGAATTCAAGTTCCAGAGAGAATGTAG
- a CDS encoding exopolysaccharide transport family protein → MDSKTKNIANPAQNNIDIKGYLFKVLAYWKLFLVTIIISFIVAKFLTGYKQEIFSLNTTISVKEENNPLFSTGTNIAFNWGGASNEIETVRVILTSRSHNEKVVNKLNFFIEYLKEGRYRLEDVYGYTPFTIDLKTDKAQLYGKLIEIETTSEDTYKLSFDFNPNGSNSLITYDTNTVSNYNSSEANFSKEFKVNEKIETPYLNFVLNKVSNFNVGEKYYIRFTSFDGVVGANRGISVNTITNAASMLVLTKQGPNKRRIVDYLNATVQVLENDKKEQKIAYAVKTKEYIDTLFIEEATKLKKIERELGKFKESNNIYNLSTEGSNVFSEILVLEKEKKELQEFNEYLDDLRTYILTHNKYTETIPVPALITIQDPKIAEEISVLITKSSLRETLGNSVTEKHPDLIKLNNEIKIAKNNLFENISTLKRVNINSLSKISSRLLSYNNELKKLPRKEQSLIGYQRNYEISEANYNYLKQKSYEAGTAIAANVSDVKIIDTAKDLGEGPFYPKPSFNYLVALMIGVIIPLFYIILKEILDNKIHTAEEIQNNYAIPVLGVVGRNQGNNNLAVFERPKSSVAESFRAIRSNIQFLFKNAQEDKCKTLLLTSSVSGEGKTMISINMATVFALSGKKTVLLGLDLRKPKIYADFDLTNEVGVVNHLINQKTLKEIIRPTKIPNLDVILSGPIPPNPSELLLNKVADDMINQLKEDYDYLIIDTPPVGLVSDALELFKYADAIVYVIRQNYSERGMMKMIDDKYRNKEVTNISYVLNDFSIKNKYGYGYGYGYGYGYGYGYGYGKYGYGYHENEDPESFLSRAFNFFKPKK, encoded by the coding sequence ATGGATAGTAAAACAAAGAACATTGCCAATCCTGCTCAAAATAACATAGATATAAAAGGGTATCTATTTAAAGTTTTAGCTTATTGGAAACTTTTTTTAGTAACTATAATTATTTCGTTTATAGTAGCAAAATTTTTAACTGGGTATAAACAAGAAATTTTTAGTTTAAACACTACTATTTCTGTTAAAGAAGAAAATAATCCTTTATTTTCAACAGGAACAAATATTGCTTTTAATTGGGGTGGAGCAAGTAATGAAATTGAAACAGTAAGAGTTATTTTAACATCTAGATCTCATAACGAGAAAGTGGTTAATAAGCTTAACTTTTTTATTGAGTATTTAAAAGAGGGTAGGTATAGGTTAGAAGATGTTTATGGTTATACACCATTTACAATAGATTTAAAAACTGACAAGGCACAATTATATGGGAAATTAATAGAAATAGAGACAACTAGTGAAGATACCTATAAATTGTCTTTTGATTTTAATCCTAATGGCTCTAATAGTTTAATTACTTATGATACAAATACTGTAAGTAATTATAACTCTTCTGAAGCTAATTTTTCGAAAGAATTTAAAGTAAATGAAAAGATAGAAACACCATATTTAAACTTTGTATTGAATAAAGTTAGTAATTTTAATGTTGGAGAAAAATATTATATAAGATTTACTAGTTTTGATGGAGTTGTAGGTGCAAACAGAGGTATTAGTGTAAATACAATAACAAATGCAGCCTCTATGCTTGTATTAACAAAACAAGGGCCTAATAAGAGAAGAATTGTAGATTATTTAAATGCAACAGTACAAGTTTTAGAAAATGATAAAAAGGAACAGAAAATTGCTTATGCAGTAAAAACTAAAGAATATATAGATACACTTTTTATTGAGGAAGCCACAAAATTAAAAAAGATAGAAAGAGAATTAGGTAAATTTAAAGAATCTAATAATATATATAATTTATCTACAGAAGGAAGTAATGTTTTTAGTGAGATATTAGTTTTAGAAAAAGAAAAAAAAGAACTCCAAGAATTTAATGAATATTTAGATGATTTAAGAACTTATATCTTAACACATAATAAGTATACAGAAACTATACCTGTTCCTGCATTAATTACAATACAAGACCCAAAGATTGCAGAAGAAATTAGTGTTTTAATAACAAAATCTAGTTTAAGAGAAACTCTTGGTAATTCTGTTACAGAAAAACATCCAGATTTAATAAAATTAAATAACGAAATTAAGATAGCTAAAAACAATTTATTTGAAAACATTTCTACTTTAAAAAGAGTTAATATTAATAGTTTAAGTAAAATAAGTAGTAGGCTTTTAAGTTATAATAACGAATTAAAAAAGCTTCCAAGAAAAGAACAAAGTTTAATTGGTTATCAAAGAAATTATGAAATATCAGAAGCTAACTATAATTACTTAAAACAAAAAAGTTATGAGGCAGGAACTGCAATAGCAGCCAATGTTTCTGATGTAAAAATTATAGACACTGCTAAAGATTTAGGAGAAGGGCCTTTTTACCCAAAACCTAGTTTTAATTATTTAGTAGCTTTAATGATTGGTGTTATTATTCCATTATTTTATATTATTTTAAAAGAAATATTAGATAATAAAATTCATACGGCTGAAGAAATCCAGAATAATTATGCAATACCAGTTTTGGGAGTTGTTGGTAGAAATCAAGGGAACAACAATTTAGCTGTTTTTGAAAGACCAAAATCTTCTGTGGCAGAATCATTTAGAGCTATAAGGTCCAATATTCAATTTTTATTTAAAAATGCACAAGAAGATAAATGTAAAACGTTATTACTAACATCATCTGTAAGTGGAGAAGGTAAAACAATGATTTCTATAAATATGGCAACTGTTTTTGCTTTGAGTGGAAAAAAAACGGTTTTACTTGGGTTGGATTTAAGAAAACCGAAAATTTATGCAGATTTTGATTTAACAAATGAAGTTGGAGTTGTAAACCATCTAATTAATCAAAAAACATTAAAAGAAATAATTAGACCTACTAAAATACCAAATTTAGATGTTATTTTATCTGGTCCAATTCCACCAAATCCATCAGAACTACTCTTAAATAAAGTTGCTGATGATATGATAAATCAATTAAAAGAAGATTACGATTATCTTATTATAGATACACCTCCAGTTGGTTTAGTATCTGATGCTTTAGAATTATTTAAATATGCAGATGCCATTGTGTATGTAATTCGTCAAAATTATTCTGAAAGAGGAATGATGAAAATGATTGATGATAAATACAGAAATAAAGAAGTAACAAACATTAGTTATGTTTTAAATGACTTCTCTATTAAAAATAAATACGGTTATGGCTATGGTTACGGTTATGGCTATGGTTACGGTTATGGTTACGGCTATGGTAAATATGGTTACGGATATCACGAAAACGAAGATCCAGAAAGCTTTTTATCTAGAGCATTTAATTTCTTTAAACCTAAAAAATAA